The following coding sequences lie in one Arachis ipaensis cultivar K30076 chromosome B05, Araip1.1, whole genome shotgun sequence genomic window:
- the LOC107644756 gene encoding truncated transcription factor CAULIFLOWER D-like — translation MGRGRVVLERIENKINRQVTFSKRRSGLLKKAFELSVLCDAEVALIIFSSRGKLFQYSSSDISGIIERYRQCRYNKLSQTGNLFDQQSQVFPSNLXQEFLKLKVKYESLERTQRHFQGEELEPLGMKELMNLEKQVERTLAQARQLHMKKLITRQAELSEKVHEDQELNKKLKFKLRDEFPDLIAEHNNPIHELNEVQAINQFQSETLLNNTRMFEHHNQEGKASGTRQQDGQSSHDRNNNGWLV, via the exons ATGGGAAGAGGGAGAGTGGTTCTGGAGAGAATAGAGAACAAGATAAACAGGCAAGTTACATTTTCAAAGAGAAGGAGTGGTTTGTTGAAGAAAGCTTTTGAATTATCAGTGCTTTGTGATGCTGAAGTAGCACTCATCATCTTCTCTAGTCGCGGCAAGCTTTTTCAGTACAGCAGTTCTga CATTAGTGGAATTATTGAGAGGTATCGCCAATGTCGTTACAACAAGTTGTCACAGACTGGCAATTTATTTGATCAGCAATCACAGGTTTTTCCTTC AAATCTAGNNCAGGAATTCTTGAAATTAAAGGTAAAATATGAATCTCTGGAGCGAACACAAAG GCATTTTCAAGGAGAAGAACTTGAGCCCCTTGGCATGAAGGAACTGATGAACCTTGAGAAACAAGTAGAAAGAACTCTTGCACAAGCTCGACAGCTCCAT ATGAAGAAGCTCATAACACGACAGGCAGAATTAAGTGAAAAG GTGCACGAGGACCAGGAGCTCAACAAAAAGTTGAAATTCAAG TTAAGAGATGAATTCCCAGACCTAATTGCTGAGCACAACAACCCTATTCATGAGTTGAATGAAGTACAAGCCATTAATCAGTTCCAGTCTGAGACGCTCTTAAACAACACACG CATGTTTGAGCATCATAATCAGGAGGGAAAAGCAAGTGGCACAAGGCAACAAGATGGTCAGAGCAGCCATGACAGAAACAACAATGGTTGGCTTGTGTGA
- the LOC107644754 gene encoding probable fructokinase-7: protein MQHSANQMANSYSGNSNHIPKEDAKETSSLVVSFGELLIDFVPTVGGVSLAEAPAFQKAPGGAPANVAVGISRLGGSSAFVGKVGADEFGYMLANILKENNVDMSGMRFDPNARTALAFVTLRADGEREFLFFRNPSADMLLHESELDINLLKKARVFHYGSISLIDEPCKSAHLAAMRIASNSGSILSYDPNLRLALWPSAEAARKGIMSIWDQADVIKISEEEITFLTGGDDPYDDNVVLTKLFHPNLKLLIVTEGSSGCRYYTKEFRGKVGGVKVKPVDTTGAGDAFVGGFLYNLASDPSILQDEKRLRKALYFANVCGAITVTERGAIPAMPTKEAILQFLLESASI from the exons ATGCAACACTCTGCAAATCAAATGGCCAATTCTTACTCAG GTAATTCCAATCATATCCCAAAAGAAGACGCAAAGGAAACAAGTTCGCTGGTTGTTTCCTTTGGGGAACTGCTGATAGACTTTGTGCCAACAGTGGGAGGAGTGTCGCTGGCCGAAGCACCGGCTTTTCAGAAAGCTCCCGGTGGAGCTCCTGCCAATGTAGCTGTTGGTATATCTAGACTTGGAGGTTCATCGGCTTTCGTCGGAAAG GTTGGAGCAGACGAGTTCGGTTACATGTTGGCCAATATATTGAAGGAAAACAATGTTGACATGTCTGGCATGCGGTTTGACCCGAATGCTAGAACTGCATTAGCTTTTGTTACACTTAGAGCTGACGGTGAACGAGAATTCTTGTTTTTCCGGAATCCAAGTGCTGATATGCTTCTTCATGAATCAGAACTTGATATAAATCTCTTAAAGAAG GCTAGAGTCTTCCATTATGGCTCCATCAGCTTGATTGACGAGCCGTGCAAGTCCGCTCATCTTGCTGCTATGAGAATTGCCAGCAATTCTGGTAGTATTCTCTCTTATGATCCAAATTTGAGATTAGCACTATGGCCATCAGCCGAGGCTGCTCGCAAGGGCATAATGAGTATTTGGGATCAAGCCGATGTCATAAAG ATAAGTGAGGAAGAGATTACATTTTTGACGGGTGGTGATGATCCTTATGATGATAATGTTGTATTGACGAAACTTTTTCATCCAAATCTCAAACTTCTAATTGTTACTGAAGGCTCATCTGGTTGTAGATATTACACCAAG GAATTCAGGGGCAAAGTTGGAGGTGTTAAAGTCAAACCTGTTGACACAACTGGTGCCGGTGATGCATTTGTCGGTGGATTTCTCTACAACTTGGCTTCTGACCCAAGTATTCTTCAG GATGAGAAACGGCTGCGAAAAGCTCTATATTTCGCAAATGTATGCGGCGCCATCACTGTGACTGAGAGAGGTGCCATTCCTGCAATGCCTACAAAGGAAGCTATCTTGCAATTCTTACTAGAATCTGCTTCAATATAG